From Pseudanabaena sp. PCC 6802, one genomic window encodes:
- a CDS encoding filamentous hemagglutinin N-terminal domain-containing protein, with protein MRFCWLLVLCSIVLGIESAAQAQNIKTDGSTSSLAIDGRLVVPNGRGTVRGNNLFHSFERFNVPESGVTFGVGNSRVDGLSIRNIINRVSGDSPSAILGRIQSSRDFPNANFFLINPNGIVFGPNASLDVGKSFYATTAPNIGFSGGEIFSSDPRNSTFPNTDPINMQFAVERPAAIINQGNLSVRSGENISLMAGSVVSTGSLTAPNGSVDLGAIAGNNTVVLRSPGLVTGFTIGSGTLGRQWTGNITELPQLASLLTGNSNVSEAGQVVLNPNGSLQLIPNSASTGLATILSPTGQFETTGRVRVNPGDVAIKSLTTGNAQAIAQGNINLLVPNVQVQNNLTLKAGQNVNVRDSLNAPAVVRAGGTLLLLEFRLKSGKKQPAIAD; from the coding sequence ATGCGTTTCTGTTGGTTGCTAGTTTTATGCTCGATAGTTTTAGGGATTGAGTCCGCCGCTCAAGCTCAGAACATCAAGACCGATGGTAGTACTAGCTCGTTGGCGATCGATGGGAGACTGGTTGTCCCCAATGGGAGAGGTACGGTTAGGGGCAATAATCTCTTTCATAGTTTTGAAAGATTCAACGTTCCGGAATCAGGCGTGACGTTTGGTGTGGGAAATTCCCGCGTTGATGGGTTGAGCATTCGCAATATTATTAATCGGGTTTCAGGGGACAGTCCTTCCGCAATCCTTGGTAGAATTCAAAGCAGTCGCGATTTCCCCAATGCTAATTTCTTCTTGATCAATCCCAACGGCATCGTGTTTGGTCCTAATGCCAGTCTCGATGTGGGTAAATCGTTTTATGCGACCACCGCACCAAATATTGGTTTTTCTGGCGGAGAAATCTTTTCCAGCGATCCTCGCAATTCTACATTCCCAAATACAGACCCGATTAACATGCAGTTTGCGGTCGAGCGACCGGCTGCAATTATCAACCAGGGCAACTTGTCTGTGAGATCGGGAGAAAATATCAGCCTCATGGCTGGTAGCGTAGTTAGCACTGGCAGTTTGACTGCTCCCAATGGCTCCGTCGATCTGGGGGCGATCGCTGGGAATAATACCGTAGTTTTGCGATCGCCGGGTTTGGTGACGGGTTTCACTATAGGCTCTGGGACATTGGGACGACAATGGACGGGCAATATTACAGAACTGCCGCAGTTAGCTAGCCTGCTGACAGGCAACTCGAACGTGTCGGAGGCGGGACAGGTGGTATTGAATCCCAATGGTTCGCTGCAGTTAATACCTAATTCTGCCAGTACGGGGCTGGCGACGATTCTTTCTCCCACGGGGCAATTTGAAACTACAGGTAGGGTCAGAGTTAACCCCGGTGATGTCGCGATTAAATCTTTGACAACAGGGAATGCCCAGGCGATCGCGCAGGGTAATATCAATTTGCTCGTGCCAAACGTACAAGTGCAGAATAATTTAACTCTGAAGGCAGGACAAAACGTAAATGTAAGAGATAGCTTGAATGCACCTGCTGTAGTTAGAGCGGGCGGCACTCTCTTGTTGCTGGAGTTTAGACTAAAAAGTGGTAAAAAGCAGCCAGCCATTGCAGACTGA
- a CDS encoding DUF928 domain-containing protein, with product MFKYLSNRIAAGMASCLALMMPAVALAAYIPPSDQVPPRTRGSTAGRRAPCSTLSANATRDYTGMIALAPVSYMGKTASSHPTFAWYAYDATPVPVQFSLYEYDPQQNSFKAEPLVQEKLVNSGGINSFKLPKDKAGLVKGKTYAWQVVLTCDLQSNSKNRWIRNPIQLTELSASLQQKLANVNAPSQKINLYAEAGLWYDALDIALNYDRSPSLKPAMLDLISGLAKVEKAKEPRELPKEASISYSLEQIVASKTKSNVLPR from the coding sequence ATGTTTAAGTACCTCAGCAATCGAATCGCAGCCGGAATGGCATCCTGTCTTGCCCTGATGATGCCTGCGGTTGCTCTAGCTGCCTATATCCCCCCTTCCGATCAGGTTCCCCCACGCACTAGGGGAAGTACGGCTGGTCGCAGGGCACCTTGCAGCACTCTCAGTGCTAATGCCACGCGCGATTATACAGGGATGATTGCTCTCGCACCTGTCAGCTATATGGGCAAAACCGCATCTAGCCATCCAACGTTCGCCTGGTACGCCTACGATGCAACGCCCGTACCCGTGCAGTTTTCACTATACGAGTACGATCCGCAGCAAAATAGCTTTAAGGCCGAACCGCTAGTGCAGGAGAAATTAGTTAATTCTGGAGGAATTAATTCGTTTAAATTGCCTAAAGATAAAGCGGGGTTGGTCAAGGGCAAAACCTATGCTTGGCAGGTGGTTCTGACATGCGACCTGCAGAGTAATTCTAAAAATCGCTGGATTCGCAATCCAATTCAGCTAACCGAGCTGTCTGCTAGCTTGCAGCAAAAACTTGCGAATGTTAATGCTCCATCTCAGAAAATTAATCTCTATGCTGAGGCAGGATTGTGGTACGACGCGCTGGATATTGCCCTCAACTACGATCGCAGCCCCAGCTTGAAACCTGCCATGTTAGACCTCATTTCTGGTTTAGCTAAGGTCGAAAAAGCCAAAGAGCCTAGAGAGTTACCCAAAGAAGCAAGTATTAGCTATTCGCTAGAGCAAATTGTCGCTAGTAAAACCAAGTCTAACGTCTTGCCTCGCTAA
- the cobQ gene encoding cobyric acid synthase CobQ: MPAIMVVGTASNAGKSLICAALCRIFAQRGLRVSPFKGQNMALNSYVTHDGGEIGYAQAVQAWAARVEPSVEMNPILLKPQGDMTSQVIFLGQAVGATRADEYYQNYFDPGWQCITRSLQKLETSFDLIVCEGAGSPAEVNLKHRDLTNMRVAQHLNATTLLVVNIDLGGAFAHVVGTLQLLTADERSLIKGIIINKFRGQRSLLQSGIDWLEEYTGIPVIGVIPYLDIAFPAEDSVSLFERRSRLVPAEIEIAVLRLPRISNFTDFDPLIAEPTVDVRYVMPPESLGQPDAVILPGSKTTIADLLVLQETGTIDRLRDYVRSGGTIMGICGGMQMLGEAIADPDGKEGQSGIYAGLGMLPINTTISARKILRQRQARSLYPCEAIVSGYEIHQGISDFSSDSLTTSPLFDDPDLGMVSANQKVLGTYLHGIFDNGKWRRSWLNLLRDRKGLAPLPIEISDYHIQRDLIFERLAEAIAPHLNLEILKL; encoded by the coding sequence ATGCCAGCAATTATGGTAGTGGGAACTGCATCCAATGCCGGTAAGTCATTGATTTGTGCAGCACTCTGTCGCATCTTCGCTCAGCGTGGGTTGCGAGTTAGTCCTTTCAAGGGACAAAACATGGCGCTTAACTCCTATGTCACCCACGATGGTGGCGAAATTGGTTATGCCCAAGCAGTACAAGCTTGGGCTGCACGGGTGGAACCATCTGTAGAAATGAACCCCATTTTGTTGAAACCACAGGGTGACATGACTTCTCAAGTCATTTTCCTAGGGCAAGCAGTTGGAGCGACCAGAGCAGATGAATATTATCAAAATTACTTCGATCCAGGCTGGCAATGTATTACGAGATCGTTACAAAAACTAGAAACAAGTTTCGATCTGATCGTTTGCGAAGGGGCGGGCAGTCCCGCTGAGGTGAATCTGAAGCATCGCGATTTGACTAATATGCGCGTAGCGCAGCATCTCAACGCTACGACACTGCTAGTTGTAAATATCGATCTTGGTGGTGCCTTTGCCCATGTCGTCGGAACGTTGCAGCTACTCACTGCTGATGAGCGATCGCTAATTAAAGGCATTATTATCAACAAGTTTCGGGGACAGCGATCGCTGCTGCAATCTGGTATTGATTGGCTGGAGGAGTATACGGGCATTCCCGTAATTGGCGTAATTCCCTATCTGGATATTGCTTTTCCAGCGGAAGATTCCGTCAGTTTATTCGAGCGTCGCAGTCGTTTAGTTCCCGCTGAGATTGAGATTGCGGTTTTGCGATTGCCACGCATTTCTAATTTCACCGATTTCGATCCGCTGATCGCCGAACCAACTGTGGATGTGCGATATGTGATGCCACCGGAGAGTCTAGGGCAACCCGATGCCGTAATTCTACCAGGTTCAAAAACGACGATCGCCGATCTATTAGTTTTACAGGAAACCGGAACGATCGATCGCTTGCGCGATTACGTGCGCTCGGGAGGTACCATTATGGGAATTTGCGGCGGGATGCAAATGTTAGGGGAAGCGATCGCCGATCCCGATGGGAAAGAAGGGCAATCGGGAATCTATGCTGGTTTGGGAATGCTACCAATTAATACAACTATTTCTGCACGCAAAATTCTGAGGCAGCGCCAAGCGCGATCGCTTTATCCGTGCGAAGCGATCGTATCTGGTTACGAGATTCATCAGGGGATATCGGATTTTAGCAGTGACTCCCTCACGACTTCGCCTCTATTCGACGATCCGGATTTGGGAATGGTGTCAGCTAATCAAAAGGTTTTGGGAACATATCTACACGGTATATTCGACAACGGCAAATGGCGTCGCAGTTGGCTCAATCTCCTGCGCGATCGCAAAGGCTTAGCACCATTACCCATAGAAATTAGCGATTACCACATCCAGAGAGATCTGATCTTTGAACGATTGGCCGAAGCGATCGCTCCCCATCTCAACTTAGAGATATTAAAGCTCTAG
- a CDS encoding AAA family ATPase, which yields MKIHQLEVKNFRGFERETFRFSDRFNLLIGDNGSGKTAVLDALAIAAGTFSERFVGLRHNIYDDKSRIRDTDIRQVNLKNGQNLSREYQYPVEVSCQAVINDREISWTKSVVYNVRSITHEISIALQQIQAKVQAGEHITLPLIVYYGTGRLWQKKKRNEIELPNSIPRTFVYEDCLDPRSNLILDWFKVVDIPFLQEQNAFVLLNVVEEALSICDVEGWQSFTYNKREDNLIATAKDSRTFPFDMLSDGIRNMLGMVADIAFRAAVLNPHLGSEAARKTPGIVLIDEIDLHLHPKWQRRVVEDLKRTFPEIQFFATTHSPFMIQSLRLGELINLDRRPGEYYNKSIEDIAEDVMGVELPQHSERWQDMMKAAEEYYRVLQASQEASPEEVERLKVKLDELSMPYSDDPAYHAFLKMERTAAGL from the coding sequence ATGAAAATCCACCAGCTAGAAGTTAAAAATTTCCGAGGTTTTGAGCGCGAAACGTTTCGTTTCTCCGATCGGTTTAATTTGCTAATTGGCGATAATGGCTCAGGTAAAACTGCTGTATTAGATGCATTAGCGATCGCAGCAGGCACTTTTTCTGAAAGATTTGTTGGACTCCGACATAATATTTATGATGATAAGTCCAGAATCCGGGATACTGACATTCGTCAAGTAAACCTTAAAAACGGACAAAATTTGAGTAGGGAGTACCAGTATCCAGTTGAAGTTTCTTGCCAAGCCGTAATTAATGATCGGGAAATTAGTTGGACAAAATCAGTTGTCTATAACGTTCGTTCCATTACACACGAAATTTCAATAGCCTTGCAACAAATTCAAGCAAAGGTTCAAGCTGGCGAGCACATTACCTTGCCATTAATTGTCTACTATGGAACAGGTCGTCTTTGGCAGAAGAAAAAGCGCAATGAAATAGAATTACCCAATTCGATTCCCCGTACATTTGTATACGAAGATTGCCTCGATCCCAGATCTAACCTAATTTTAGACTGGTTTAAAGTAGTTGATATTCCTTTCCTTCAGGAGCAAAATGCTTTTGTTTTACTAAATGTCGTAGAAGAAGCACTATCAATCTGTGACGTTGAAGGTTGGCAAAGTTTTACCTACAATAAACGAGAAGATAATCTTATTGCTACTGCTAAAGATAGCCGCACCTTTCCTTTTGACATGCTAAGTGATGGCATCCGAAATATGCTAGGGATGGTAGCTGATATCGCTTTTCGTGCAGCAGTTTTAAATCCTCACTTAGGATCGGAAGCAGCAAGGAAAACCCCAGGTATTGTACTAATCGATGAAATCGATCTGCATTTACACCCAAAATGGCAGCGACGAGTTGTCGAGGATTTAAAGCGAACTTTTCCTGAAATTCAATTTTTTGCTACTACTCATTCGCCATTTATGATTCAATCTCTTCGTCTTGGGGAACTCATTAATCTAGATCGAAGACCTGGAGAGTATTACAACAAAAGCATTGAGGACATTGCCGAAGATGTCATGGGCGTAGAGCTACCCCAGCATAGTGAGCGATGGCAAGATATGATGAAAGCGGCTGAGGAATATTATCGCGTACTGCAAGCATCTCAGGAAGCTAGTCCAGAGGAAGTTGAGAGACTAAAGGTAAAACTTGATGAATTGTCAATGCCCTACAGCGACGATCCTGCTTATCATGCTTTCCTGAAAATGGAAAGAACTGCTGCGGGTCTGTGA
- a CDS encoding HNH endonuclease — MRPIERGNTPTDNAGSPRRFQEYQNARGDLIDRLGEYCSYCEMHLDASLAVEHVQPKSLNVDLELEWNNFLLGCSNCNSTKKDKSINLDDYYWPDRDNTYRAFEYSKGGFVSVSSSLTEPERQRARATIELTGLDKISLNNLHRSDRRQINRREAWDIAERSLKNLNQRDSLEMREQIVETAIAKGFWSIWMTVFRDDPDMLDRFINAFPGTCKNCFDLQGKPTSRPGGML, encoded by the coding sequence ATGAGACCAATTGAGCGTGGTAATACTCCAACAGATAACGCGGGCAGCCCAAGACGATTTCAAGAATACCAGAATGCGCGGGGAGACTTAATTGATAGGCTGGGAGAATATTGCTCCTACTGTGAAATGCACCTTGATGCCTCTTTAGCAGTCGAGCACGTACAACCAAAATCCTTAAATGTTGACCTAGAATTAGAGTGGAATAATTTTCTGTTAGGATGCTCCAATTGCAACTCCACGAAAAAGGATAAGTCGATTAACTTGGATGATTACTACTGGCCCGATCGCGATAATACCTATCGTGCATTTGAGTACAGCAAGGGTGGATTTGTAAGTGTAAGTTCGAGTTTGACAGAACCTGAAAGACAACGCGCTCGGGCAACAATTGAGTTAACAGGCTTGGACAAAATATCCCTAAATAATTTGCACAGGAGCGATCGCAGGCAAATTAACCGACGTGAGGCATGGGATATTGCTGAAAGGTCTCTCAAAAATTTAAATCAACGCGATAGTCTGGAAATGCGGGAGCAAATTGTGGAGACAGCCATAGCAAAAGGATTTTGGTCTATTTGGATGACCGTTTTTCGGGACGATCCAGATATGCTCGATCGATTTATTAATGCTTTCCCTGGCACATGCAAAAATTGTTTCGATCTCCAGGGTAAGCCTACATCCCGACCCGGAGGAATGCTTTAA
- a CDS encoding competence/damage-inducible protein A: MNISAEIICVGTELLLGEILNSNAQYLAQQLAQLGIPHFYQTVVGDNSERLQKVLAIAAGRSNLIITTGGLGPTPDDLTTAAIADFFATPLVERPELWADIQRKFAYTGQKITENNRKQALLPEGADTLPNPVGSAPGMIWQPRPTLLILTFPGVPFELHAMWEATVPDLLRSRGWLEAIFHSRELLYFGISESALSERVNHLFNLSNPTVAPYASYGQARLRITARASTIAEALELIAPIEAEILQLTGEHCFGKDDDTLASVAGQYLRQHNQTLAVAESCTGGWLGEMLTEIPGSSDYFLGGIISYSNSVKIEQLGVSAADLAEQGAVSETVAIQMARGVKQKLQSDWGISITGIAGPDGGSETKPVGLVYIGIANPDGEVRAIKHQFSPSRGRNWVRRMSVYSALNHLRKSFVMIG, encoded by the coding sequence ATGAATATCAGCGCTGAAATTATTTGCGTCGGTACGGAGTTATTGCTGGGAGAAATCCTGAATAGCAATGCGCAATACCTAGCGCAACAGCTAGCGCAGCTTGGCATACCTCATTTCTATCAAACCGTGGTCGGGGATAACTCCGAACGCTTGCAAAAAGTACTGGCGATCGCTGCCGGACGCAGTAACCTGATTATCACTACGGGTGGGCTTGGCCCCACACCAGACGATCTGACCACAGCAGCGATCGCCGACTTTTTTGCTACACCCTTAGTGGAACGTCCGGAGTTATGGGCAGATATTCAGCGAAAATTTGCCTATACTGGTCAAAAAATTACCGAGAACAATCGCAAGCAGGCACTCTTACCGGAGGGAGCCGACACATTACCAAATCCGGTTGGTTCTGCCCCTGGCATGATTTGGCAGCCCAGACCGACATTATTAATCCTGACTTTCCCCGGCGTACCGTTCGAGCTACATGCCATGTGGGAAGCAACAGTGCCCGATCTATTGCGATCGCGAGGCTGGCTGGAAGCAATTTTTCATTCCCGAGAGCTATTATATTTTGGAATTAGCGAATCTGCCCTCTCAGAACGCGTCAACCACCTGTTTAATCTGTCTAACCCGACGGTTGCCCCCTATGCTAGTTACGGACAAGCACGCTTGCGGATAACTGCCCGCGCCAGCACGATCGCAGAGGCGCTAGAGTTAATCGCCCCCATTGAAGCTGAAATTTTGCAACTGACTGGCGAGCATTGCTTTGGCAAAGATGACGACACGCTGGCGAGCGTGGCAGGGCAATATCTAAGGCAGCACAACCAAACCCTGGCTGTAGCTGAGTCATGCACTGGCGGTTGGCTAGGAGAGATGCTTACGGAAATACCAGGTAGTTCCGATTACTTCCTGGGCGGCATCATCAGCTACAGTAATTCTGTCAAAATCGAGCAATTAGGGGTATCAGCCGCAGACTTAGCCGAGCAAGGAGCTGTAAGCGAGACCGTCGCGATCCAGATGGCTCGGGGTGTAAAGCAAAAATTGCAGAGTGATTGGGGCATAAGCATTACAGGAATTGCAGGGCCAGATGGTGGCTCTGAAACCAAGCCAGTTGGCTTGGTTTATATTGGCATTGCCAATCCTGATGGTGAAGTACGGGCAATTAAGCATCAGTTTAGTCCGTCTAGAGGTAGAAATTGGGTCAGAAGGATGAGCGTTTACTCCGCACTTAACCATTTAAGAAAAAGTTTTGTTATGATAGGTTAA